The Sorangiineae bacterium MSr11954 DNA segment CTGGTCGTGCGCTGCGGCGGCAATGCCTATGTGCAGCAACAACCCGCTTTGCACATCGGCAACGGCGGCGATGGCCATGAAACGGGCACGGTCGCGAACGCCACCGTGTCGGAGAACACCATCGTGGATGCGCTCTACAACGGAGTGGGGTTCTCCGCGAGCACCGACACGCTTCTGCGAAACAATACCATTCGCCACCCTGGACTCGACGGTATCGTCATCTCGCCGCCCTTTTACCCTGCACCCACCGGCTCGGCGGCCATCCGCGACAACATGGTAACGGGGCTGAACTCTGGAAAGTCGGCCTTCCGCAATCTGTCGAGCGGCTTCACCGCGACCCTCAGCGGGAATAATTGGTAAAGATGGACAACTCGCGCCTCGCGCGGTCGAAACACCCGCGCGAGGCGCTTATGCCGGTGTGCATCCGGGATCGCCGCCCGCCGCCGGCTGTCCCATGAGGGAGGGTCGAGAATTTTTTCAGCAGGGAGAAGACGTTCTTCCCAGCGTAGATGAAGATTGCCGACGTAGCCTATGGCCTCTCTTTTTCTTCCCATCTTCGCGACGAACGCACAGTATCCGTAGTCTCAGGGCCGTTGGTCCCGCCCGAGCTGCTCTCGCTCCGCGGCCGCTTTGGCTCCGAAGCGCGATTTCATGGCCCGATCACCGAGTCGATGCGCGCGGAGGTGAAGCTCGGCCTCGACGCCATCGCGGAGGCGTGCGTCGTCCAGAATGGGCGCATCGTCGACGCGCACGTCAACAATCCGCATTGAGCCGCGGTCATCCGCGCGGGATCCGTCCACGTCACGGCTCGAAGCTGACGTGGACGTGGTCGAAGTGATTCTGGGTGATGCTCCCGCGGTCCTCCATTTGCGACCAGCCATCGCCTTGGTGGATGCGCTGGCGGTAAATGACATAGGCGATGCGGTACTTGCTCATGTTCGAGACGGCAAACTCCGCCAGGCGATTGCCGAACTCGTGATTGTCGCTGGGGACTTGGCCGTAGGCCTCGGAGGTCAGCATATCGAGCGCCAGATCGGCGCTGGGCTGGTGACCATTGTAGGTACCGGCGCGGCACGCCTCCACGAAGCAGCAGGCCTCGTTCGCGAAGGTTTGGGCTTGCGAGCGAACGGGCGGACCTTCGATGTCGACCTGTTTGTCGCAGGTGGACGAGTCGCACGAGGAGCACTGGCCCTGCGTCTGCTCCTGCGCCTGCGACGCCTTGCTGACTTGGGAGGAACAGTTGCTCGTGGCCCCCGTCGACGTCTGGCACGCCGAAACGGCGTTGGCGCCTGCCGATGCCGACGCGGTGAGCGCCGAATTGCAGCCGGTGGTCAAGCACCCGACGGGCTCCACGAGCTTGGTCTGCGGGCGGAGGCCGGAGGCTTGGAGCTCCCGGCTCGATCGCCCGGTGAGCTTGCCCCCGGCGCGCGCGGACTGCGTCTCGAGATCGGCGATGATGCGGTCGACGATCTTTCGTGCGCGCGCGTCGTTCGCGAAGGTGTTCTCGAGCACATTGAACCGCGCCCCGCCCGCGCCGGCCTCGATCGTCATGCGCGCGTGGCTCTCTTTGGTCGAGAGGGTCGCCTCGAAGGTGCCCTGCTTCGCGCTCGTTTTGTGCGCGAACTGAACGATCGGCGTGTGCGATCCGTCGTAGCCGCGCACGGTGGTGACCTCGGATTGGCCGCTGTCGAGCCCCCACGTCTCCACACCGAGCTCGGAGCGCGTCTGGTCCGACGCCTCCATGACGACGAGATCCCCCGTCGCCCCCTCGCTGACCGGTGCTTGCTCCGAAGGACTCGAACACGCCAGCCCCACGGCCACGAGAACGGTCGCCACGACGGGCACGATTCGATTCATATTTTTCGCATCAGCAACCGCAATGCCACTCGCATTGCCGCGCAAATGCAGCGATGAATGCGCGGATCTTCGCCGGCATCCCGCGGATCTTCGCCGCAGCGCCGAGGAACTCGGACTTCCGAAGATGGAAATGCGATTGCCACTTTCGCCATCGTGGGAGACACTACATGTACGACATCGAGGGGCATGCGCGGGCGCCTGCGGTGCGCTCCCAACGTGCCCGGGCGCGCCCGTCCATCGGTTGCGGCACCCAAGCTCACTGTGCCATTTTTGCAGAGCGCGTGCCGTTCTCGAGGGGCCGCAAATTCGCGATGATGCGAGGTGGCATAGCGGCTGATGAGGAGGGTCGCACCATGAATGAGGCAACCCCAAGTCCCCTTGCATCGCTCCTCGTGACGGCACGCGATGCGCTCCTCGAACGATGGGCGCAACGGCTCCTCCATGATCCCGAGGTGCCCAGCGCACAACGACTCTCGAGGCCCGCGCTCGAAGACAACTTCCCCGTGCTCATCGAGCGCATCGTTCAGCGACTCGAGCGAATGGCCGCGAACCAGGACGGTGGCAAGCCGGAGCACAGCCAATCCGAGGACGTCGGCGTCGCCCATGCTCGCCATCGCTTCGCCGCGCAATACACCATCGCGGAAGCGCTCCGGGAGCTCCGCCACTTCCGCGGGGCGGTCCTGGATATTTGTGACGAGCATCGGAGCGCGCTGACGATCGGGGAAGCGCGCGTGCTGCACGCGACCATCGACGAGTCCATGGAGATCGCGGCGAGCGAAATCGAAGGGATGGCGGTGCGCCGATTCGAACACGTGATGGCCATCGTCGCCCACGATTTGAGGGCCCCTCTTCAAGTGATCACCGGACATGCGACGCTCTTGAAGGAGGGCCTGGCGCTCGGCGCCTCGGATTGTGCGATCGTGGGGGCCGCGCTCGAGCGGAGCTCCAAGCAAATGGTGCGGCTCATCGAAGATTTGGGCCTCGCCTCCGAGCTGGAGCTCGGACATCTCTCCATCCAGCGCCGGAGCGTGGACGCGCGATCCATCGTCCAGAACGTCATCGAGCAACTGCGCTACATCGCCAATCGCAAATCGATTACCCTCGCGACCACGATGCCCGAGCAACCGGTGCTCGCGGTGTGCGATCCCGAGCGCATCGAGCAAGCGTTGGGCAACATCGTATCGAATGCCATTCATTTCACGCCGCGCGCGGGGCAAATCCGCATCGATCTCAAGGCGTCGCTGAAACAAGCCATGTTCCGTGTGCTCGACAGCGGACCGGGTATTGCGCCGGAGCACCGGGAGCACGTCTTTCATCCTTTCTGGAAAGGGTCGAGCACCCGTCGAACGGGCATGGGGCTCGGTCTCGCCATCGCGCGCGGTATCGTCGAGGCCCACGGCGGGACCATCTTCGTCACCAGCCCGCCGGGCTCCGGTGCCGTTTTCTGCTTCACCATTTCCCTCGAGGCCGACGAAGCGCCCAGCGAGAGCATCGAGATTGGTTCGCGCTGAGACGTGCTGAGGTGCGCGCGCGTCCGCGCGGCACGGCCTGTCGAAGCTCTTGCGTTTGCAGGGAGTGTGCGGAAAGAGGTGGCGCGATCGAGAGCTTTTGACTCATCCGTGATGCGCCCATGGTGGCGCAATTCCTGCGATGCGTTCGGGCGAACGAGCTCCGAGTGCTCACGGTGCTCGTTCATCCGGGGGGCCAGCACTTCATGCAGGAGGGCTCGCCAATGAGGAGGCTACTGGGGATCCGGGAGAAGTCGTGTATCGCGCCGCGTCCGAGGAGGTCGGCGATGAGGTGCACGCTCCGGAACCTTCCATCGTCGGGTACGAGGAGAGTGGCCGGATCGTGGCAAATTGCCCGCTTCTACCGGACTGCCACTGCCGCTGCGCGGCGCGCACACTGGCCTCGCAGCAGGATCGGGATCCAACAGCTCAACCGTTTTCATGGAGATCCGAGCGGCTCTTGCGAACGTGGTGAACGCGCTCGCGGAGCTGTTCGAACTCGCTCTGCAAGTGCTTCAGATCGTCATCGCTCATGTCCTCCAGCGCTAGGAGGCCATTGCGCGCGCGGGCGTTGCTGCGAATGAGCTCATCGAGCTTCAAATGGATCGCCTTCGCGTCACGATTTTGGGTGTTCTGAATGAGGAAGACCATCAAGAACGTCACGATGGTCGTTCCCGTATTGATCACCAGCTGCCAGGTGTCCGAGAAGTGGAACATTGGTCCGCTCACCGCCCAGATGGCGATGACGGCGACGGCGATGAAGAAGGCCGCCGACGTCCCTGCTTTTTCGGCGGTCGCGTGAGCGAATTTTCGAAAGCGGTCTTCCATGAAACGTCGAAACAGTGCAAAAAATGGGCACATGTCCTTGAACGAGAACGACACCGAGAACGAGACGGAGCCAACCGTAACTGGCAACCTTACCGATCGTGCCGGGTCGCTCGAGTCGACCATCGGGGAACAGCCAGTCCCCGCGACGTTCGCCGTCCTCATCGAGAGCGTCAAAGACTACGCGATCTTCATGCTGGACGCGCGTGGGATGGTCGCGACCTGGAACGCGGGCGCAAAGCGGATCAAGGGTTATGAGCCGCACGAGATCATCGGCCAGTACTTCGCGAAATTTTATCCTCCCGAGGTGGCCGCGAGCGGCAAGTGCGAAATGGAGCTCGAGGTGGCGGCGCGCGATGGGCGCTTCGAGGACGAGGGGTGGCGCGTCCGCAAGGACGGCAGCCGGTTCTGGGCCAACGTGATCATCACCGCGCTGCGCGACGAGCACGATCACCTCGTGGGGTTCGCAAAAGTGACACGCGACTTGACCGAGCGACGAAAGGCCGAGGACGAACGGATCGAGTACGCCAAGCTCCAAGAGGCGAGCAACATCAAGGACCAGTTCCTCGCCACCATCTCCCACGAGCTGCGGACACCGTTGAACGCGATCCTGGGGTGGGCCTCGCTCCTCAAGACCTCGGAGGATCTGCAGGAGATCGCCAAAGGTCTGGAGACCATCGAGCGCAATGGGGAGGCGCAAGCCGTCATCATCGACGACATGCTCGACATGTCGCGCATCGTCACGGGCAAGATGCGCATCGATCCGCGGGCCGTCGATCTCGCGGCCATCGTCCGCGATGCGATCGAGGTGGTGCGCCCCGCCGCGGACGCAAGAGAGATTCGACTCTATCCCACGGGGGTGGAGGAGCCGATACGGCTGGTTGGCGATCCGGTACGCCTTCAGCAAGTGGCTTGGAACTTTCTTTCGAACGCGGTGAAGTTCTGCGGAAAGGGAGGCTCCGTATCCATCGCATTGACGCGCGAGGACTCGAGCGTCCTGCTCCGCGTGGCCGACACCGGACAAGGTATCGCGGCGGAGTTTCTCCCCTACGTCTTCGAGCCCTTTCGCCAGGCGGAGAGCGGCCCCGCGCGCCGAGTGGGCGGCGTCGGCCTCGGTTTGGCCATCGTCAAGCACATCGTGGCGTTGCACGGGGGCGTCGTATCGGCCGAGAGCGCGGGGCCGGGTCAGGGAGCGTCGTTCACGGCCAAGCTCCCGGTCCGCGCCGTTGCCCCGGTGGAGCCGGAGATTCCCAAAGCCACGCCGGCCAAGCCTGGACCCGCCCCTGGGCAGAGCGCGCTGCGGCTCGACGGAATCCGCGTGCTCGCCATCGACGACGAGGCGGATGCGCGCGAGATCCTGAAGACGCTCTTTCGAATGCGCGGCGCGACGGCATATCTGGCGGGGTCCGCCGAAGAGGGCCGCCAAGCGCTCGCGTCGTTCAAGCCGCATATCATCGTGAGCGACGTCGGTATGCCGGGCGAAGACGGATATCAATTCATGCGGAGCGTCCGCGCGCTCCCCAAGGAGAACGGCGGGGTGACCCCCGCGATCGCGCTCACGGCCTATGCGTATGCCGTGGACCGGCAACGTGCGCTCGACGCGGGGTTCAACTACCATTTCGCCAAACCCGTCGACTATGCCGACCTCATTCGCGCGATGCACAACCTCGTCAGCGTGGTCGATACACCTTGGCGGAGAGGTGCGGAGTGAGTTGCGGGCGGCGCGATGCGGGGCGCCGTGCGGGCGGGAATGGGGAAACGCCTCCCGCGCGAGCCTGGTAGAGCAGCGCTGAAACAACATCGCATTATCCGGTCCCCTCGCCATAGCGCTGCGCGTTGGCGGCGATGGCGTCGGCGATGAACTGTGTCAGCCCGGCGGCGTGCTTCTCGTAGTAGGCTGCGAATCGTTCGTCGGAGACGTACAATCGTGACAATCCGACGTGTGCCGAATAGGAGCACGCGTAGAACCATCGATCGATGTGTTGGCGGTGCTCCTCGGCCAGGTCCATTGCGCGGGGATCGCGGGCGGGCACCCTCGATTGAAAGAGCGCTGCGAACGCGCGCACATTGGCGTCGACCTGCGACTGGATCGTCTGCCAATCTTCTTCGCGGTAGCCCTTTGCGCGCCTCTGGCTTTCGGCGTACGCCTCGGTGTGACCCCAGCGGGCCTCGGCTTCTTCGGCGTACTTGGACGGGTCGAATCCTTCGAGCTCTTCTTCCGGTTTCATGTTGGCACCTCGTTTCGGAGTGATGCACCCTCACGTCGCGAGAGGGTCAAGGGGACGACGTCGCTTTCGTTCGAGCACCTCGCTTCTGCTCTACCAAGTAGATGGATCGAGCAGGCTCGAGCGCATGCGTGTTGTCGCGTCAATCGCGTACATCGAGCAGCTGCTCGACCCATGCCTCATCGCCCTTCGTGCTGCGTGGAGGTGAGGGCAGAGTCCTCTTCGTCGCCGTGGGAGTTCGGGGGGAGCCATCGCCCAGGTGCAATGGCGACCGCCAGCGCGGCGACCGTCGCAAAGCGCTCCTCGGGCTTTTTGCGCAAGCAACGGGAGATGGCCTCCGCGAGCTTGGCCGACCAGCACGACCCCCACTGGAAGCGTACCTGCGATGTACCAGCGTGTACCGGAAGGCGATAATCGGTTGGTACACGGGTGAATAGCGATTTCGAACTTTCTCGACATCGCGACCCCGGCGAGCCACCACGGTGCACAGGCACGGATTTTGGAATTCGTCGGGCCGCTTTCGCGGTGATGCTCACATGAAGTCGAGACCACATCACTTGGAGCTTGAAACCGCAAGGCACTTACAAGATTCGCTCATGCAGTGACTCGGAGTACCTGCAGGTCCGCTCGTGTGACGTATCCCGCCCTTTCTTACAATCCACCCTCGCTACGGAGGCTCCCCATGACGTCCAGCGTTCTCGGATCATCCATCGCTACGTTTGCCCTCGTCGTCCTCGGAGCTGCGTCGACCAGCGCGTGCGACCGAATTTCGGGGACCGACGAGCAGCCATCTCCTCTGGTGAACGATGGGGGACAGGATCGTCGATGCCGGCCGCCATCCGCGCAAAACGCCTCGGGCCCGAACCGTGCGCCCGCTCTCAAGGTTCGATCGGTGTTGACGCTCACGGGTCCCGCTTCGGAAATGGCAATCCCATACAGTTTTGCGATTCATGACTACTTTCGCGAGTTGAATGAGAGCGGCGGGATCCGAGGCTGCCCGATCGATTACGATCTGCGGGATGACGCCTACGATGTCACCAAGGCACAAGCCATTTGGGACCTCTGGAAGGCGGCGCCCGATTGGGACGAAGTGGTTCAGGTCATGACCTGGGGTGACGATGCGACGCTCAACCTTTCCCCGCAAGCCACTCAGGAAGGAAAGCCGCTCGTCAGCGGCTCGCATGCAGGGCTCCTTGCCTCACCGCGCCCCATCGACGTGATCGTCGACGTCCCAGACGTCGGAGCGAATTTTCAGGAAGCGCTATTGCCGCAGCAGTTCAAGAGCCCGGGCTTCCCGAACAACTTCTTCGCCAGCACGGACGACTCGACGAGCGCTCGGGGTGCGGTGTTTCACGTAAGGCAGAACCAGGCCAAACGCCTGGGGTTCTTTTACTGCAACACCGCGGCTTTCTGTAGGAGGCCGTCGCCCGCCGCGCACGCGTACGCGAGAGAGATAGGTCTGCCGATCGGGCGCGATCTCTTCCTCGAGCCAAACGAGGACGAGGCAAGCTACCGCGAAAAGATCCGCTATTATTTTCGCGGCGAGATCGATTATAAAAAATCCCACCCCGACTACGATATGGTCGATTGGGTCTGGGTCGGGAGCTCACCACGCGCCATGGCGCTCATCGCGAAAGCCGTAGCTTCCGTCCAGCAGGAGCTGCGCGCGTCCATGCCGAACCCCATCCAACTGATCGCCAACGAGCGGGCCTTCGACGAGGGCCTCTATGCTCGCTGCGGCGCGGCTTGCGTCGGCAACGTGCATGGCGCTCTACCTTCCCTCGCCTTCGGCGATATGTCTTACCCCTCGCGGGAAATGCCAAAGGTCGTTGCGCTTTACGACAAGTGGCGCACCATCGACGGGTCGGGCAGCAGGGCGGTGTTCGCCGACGGGGTAAGCCTCGATGCGCGCACCGTCAATTACGTCAAAGGCTATGTCAGCGCGCTCGTGTTTCGCATGGCGGTCGAGCGCGTCCTCGATGCGGGCAAAACGGTGACGGCGCAAAATGTGAAGGAGGCCTACGAGTCCTTCGCGAGCGTAGGCACGGGTGGTCTGACCGAGAACTTGGCCTTCAGGCCCGAAGATCATCGTCCCCAAGGCACCGTCTACGTCTACAAATTCAGCCCCGCAGGCGAGCTGCTGAGCGAACCTCCTCCCCGCCTCACGAAGCTCGACCGATCATGGCTCGGATGGTGACCACGTCGCCCCACCGCGCCATCGCGACACGTCGATGATGGCGCCCCCCCATCCGCCCGCGCCGCCCGCCGGACGGTGTAGGGCTGGGTCGCGGGCGGCATCCGGCTCGCGTGCTTCGCCCTCGTCATGGTCCCGTGATCGCCGTCAGCTTGCTCGCCGCCTCGACGGAGACGAATGGGCGACACGCGAGCCCGCGCCACGACGTCAGAGACCGAAGGTGAAGAACGGCTGACACTTCAGCGGCGCGGCGTTCTCGGGATCCAGCGCCCGCAGCACCAACTGCGTGACATTGGGATCGATGGCCAAGCCCAAGTGGCCGCTGAAATCCTGCGAACAGGCGTCCTGCAGCACGATGTTGGTCACATTCGCCGCCTGGAGCACCCCGCTGGTATACGGGGTTACCACTTGGTCGTGGCGTGAGACGATGTTCGTGTAAATAGGCCCGGCCACCGCGACCCCGCCCGCGTTGAGCTTTTGCATGAACGGCGAGTCGGGCATGAACTCCAGACAAGACGCGCACGCATGACGGCTGAACAGATCGGCCAGACCGGGTGCGGCGCTCGTCAGCAAGCGAATCAAGGTCGAAAGCCCGCCGAGGGTGGTGCCCTGGTAGTTGGCGCCGAAGCCCACGAACCGTTTGACCTTGGATGCACCACCAAGGAATTTGACGTAGTAGGCCGGAACGGTGGTGCCCTCCGAGTGCCCGACGATGTCGACTTGCGAAGCGCCGGTGGCTGCAAGGACTTTGTCGACGAAGGCATCGAGCTCGGCGGCGCTCTCGGCCATCGAACCGATGCCGCCGACCCAAGGCCCGAGCACGCCGGTGCCATAGGTCGGAGAGAATACGCAATAGCCTTTGCTCGCCAGCTGGGGCCCGTGGAAGAACCAATTGCCAGCACCGGTCGCGCCGAGGCCGTGCATGAGCACGACGGGCTCGGGATGTTCCGCGGTCGGCTTGCAGTTCCAGTCGTTCGTTTGGGCGCTGGCCAGCTCGAGGGCGGCGGGCTCGGTGCCGTCGAGGACCACGATCGGCGCGGGGCCGGCGGCGTTTTGAACGGGATCCTCGGCCCCCCCAGCACTACAGCCGCCGAGCAGGAGCGCGAGCACCATGTATCCACCGGTACGTGTAACGTTCGCCATGATCGAGCACCTCCAGGGGATAATCTACGAAACCGAGCCGAGCACCGGCTTGTACGAGGAGGCTGTTCTATTTGTATGAACCGGCTATTTTGAATGCTCAATGCGGGAACCACTGCGATTCACTGCTTATTACGGTATGCGCCGATTCCTGCTGCTGGCGCCCACGTTCATCCTGGAGCCTCCCCGTCCCTATCGGCGCCTCACACCGACCTTGCTCGTGGCGTGCAGGGAACCATTTTGGCTCGAGTGCGGCGATGACTCGTCCCTGTCGGCCCGTGTCGCACTGATAGCCCCGAAAGTACCGCGACGGCGCTTGGTGGCCGTCAACAGCGATTTGGCGATCTTCGACCTGCCGATACATTCACGGTTCGGCGAAGAGCCCGTGCAATCCCTCGACTTCGAGCGATTCACCTCGCTGTTGCCGGCGCTGGCGGAGGCGTTCGCGGGCAAGCTGTCCTGCGCCGGGGTCGATCGGCTGTTCGAATCGGCCGTGCAGATCATCTCGGGCCAGGCGCCAACCCCGCCGACCCTCGATCCGCGGATCGAGCGCGCGCTGGAGCTCATCGACGAGCTGCCCTTCGACGAGGTGACCTTGACCGCGCTGGCGCGCCGTTTGTCGTTGTCCTCCTCGCGCTTGCGGCATCTGTTCAAGGAGGTCACCGGCAATAGCGTGAGCCACTACACGCGTTGGGCCGCGGTGTGGCGGGCCGTCTCGCTATGGTCGCAAGGACGAAAGCTCACGGAAATCGCGCACCAGGTCGGCTTTCACGATCTCGCGCACCTCGATCATGCGTTCATCGACGTCTTTGGCCTCAATCCATCGACGGTCATCAATCCGGAGAATGTCACGCTAATCCGCTGTCCGTGAACCACGTGGGGGAGCTTTCGACCTCGGGGGGTGAACACCAGCCGGTCGATCGACGTGTCCAGGCGGGGCCGGGCGACTTTAATCGGGAACCTCACGAGCCCGTCGTGACTCCCTTTGGCTGTTCCCCGTCCTACGTCCACCCGCACGGATGAAAGTGGAGATGCAAGCCATGGCCCGACCCCTTCTATTATCGTCGTACGTCTTTCTTTGCTCCGCAGCTCTTTTCCTGCTCATGAACGGATGTGGAGACTCGAACTCACAAGATTCGGGAGCTCCGCCGACGAGCAACACCGATGACGGTGAAACGCAGGCCGCGCGAGGCGCGCAGCTGTACGGTGCGCACTGCGCCTCATGCCATGGGCCGAGCGGCGAAGGCTCGGGGGAAGCTCCTCCGCTCGTGGGCAAGGAGGCGCTTCCGTTGCATCCGCGGTCCACACAAAGGGTGCGAACGAACCAATTCCACACCGCCCTCGACGTCGCGCAGTTCGCGGTGAGGACCATGCCGCCCAAAAGTCCCGGATCGCTCAAGGAAACCGAATATTGGGACATCATCGCCTTCGATTTGAAAGCCAACGGGGTCTCGGTGGCTGGCGTGCACATCGACGCGACGAGCACCGCCAACATCAAGTTGCGTTGATTTCGCTCCAGCGCGACGTATTGCCACGTGAAGGAGCTCACGCGAGCGCGTCCCGAGATGGAACGCGCGAGCATTGCCATGGCACATCCAATGCGTTGCCGATGGCATGACCACGCACCTGGATCGCCGTGCCCTACTCGGTTCGTTTGCGGCTTCGCTCGTTGCCGGCGTCGTCGGTGCTTGCAAGAAGGAATCGCCCCCAGCCGAGGGCGCCACCGCGTTGCCGCCGGCCAAGGTGACCCGCGACACCATGCCCATGCGCCAATTGGGCAAGACGGGTGTCGCGGTATCCATCGTTGGGCTGGGAGGGTTTCACATCGGTGTGCCCGAGGAGAAAGAGGG contains these protein-coding regions:
- a CDS encoding sensor histidine kinase produces the protein MNEATPSPLASLLVTARDALLERWAQRLLHDPEVPSAQRLSRPALEDNFPVLIERIVQRLERMAANQDGGKPEHSQSEDVGVAHARHRFAAQYTIAEALRELRHFRGAVLDICDEHRSALTIGEARVLHATIDESMEIAASEIEGMAVRRFEHVMAIVAHDLRAPLQVITGHATLLKEGLALGASDCAIVGAALERSSKQMVRLIEDLGLASELELGHLSIQRRSVDARSIVQNVIEQLRYIANRKSITLATTMPEQPVLAVCDPERIEQALGNIVSNAIHFTPRAGQIRIDLKASLKQAMFRVLDSGPGIAPEHREHVFHPFWKGSSTRRTGMGLGLAIARGIVEAHGGTIFVTSPPGSGAVFCFTISLEADEAPSESIEIGSR
- a CDS encoding low affinity iron permease family protein codes for the protein MEDRFRKFAHATAEKAGTSAAFFIAVAVIAIWAVSGPMFHFSDTWQLVINTGTTIVTFLMVFLIQNTQNRDAKAIHLKLDELIRSNARARNGLLALEDMSDDDLKHLQSEFEQLRERVHHVRKSRSDLHENG
- a CDS encoding ATP-binding protein; its protein translation is MKRRNSAKNGHMSLNENDTENETEPTVTGNLTDRAGSLESTIGEQPVPATFAVLIESVKDYAIFMLDARGMVATWNAGAKRIKGYEPHEIIGQYFAKFYPPEVAASGKCEMELEVAARDGRFEDEGWRVRKDGSRFWANVIITALRDEHDHLVGFAKVTRDLTERRKAEDERIEYAKLQEASNIKDQFLATISHELRTPLNAILGWASLLKTSEDLQEIAKGLETIERNGEAQAVIIDDMLDMSRIVTGKMRIDPRAVDLAAIVRDAIEVVRPAADAREIRLYPTGVEEPIRLVGDPVRLQQVAWNFLSNAVKFCGKGGSVSIALTREDSSVLLRVADTGQGIAAEFLPYVFEPFRQAESGPARRVGGVGLGLAIVKHIVALHGGVVSAESAGPGQGASFTAKLPVRAVAPVEPEIPKATPAKPGPAPGQSALRLDGIRVLAIDDEADAREILKTLFRMRGATAYLAGSAEEGRQALASFKPHIIVSDVGMPGEDGYQFMRSVRALPKENGGVTPAIALTAYAYAVDRQRALDAGFNYHFAKPVDYADLIRAMHNLVSVVDTPWRRGAE
- a CDS encoding TipAS antibiotic-recognition domain-containing protein gives rise to the protein MKPEEELEGFDPSKYAEEAEARWGHTEAYAESQRRAKGYREEDWQTIQSQVDANVRAFAALFQSRVPARDPRAMDLAEEHRQHIDRWFYACSYSAHVGLSRLYVSDERFAAYYEKHAAGLTQFIADAIAANAQRYGEGTG
- a CDS encoding ABC transporter substrate-binding protein; translated protein: MAIPYSFAIHDYFRELNESGGIRGCPIDYDLRDDAYDVTKAQAIWDLWKAAPDWDEVVQVMTWGDDATLNLSPQATQEGKPLVSGSHAGLLASPRPIDVIVDVPDVGANFQEALLPQQFKSPGFPNNFFASTDDSTSARGAVFHVRQNQAKRLGFFYCNTAAFCRRPSPAAHAYAREIGLPIGRDLFLEPNEDEASYREKIRYYFRGEIDYKKSHPDYDMVDWVWVGSSPRAMALIAKAVASVQQELRASMPNPIQLIANERAFDEGLYARCGAACVGNVHGALPSLAFGDMSYPSREMPKVVALYDKWRTIDGSGSRAVFADGVSLDARTVNYVKGYVSALVFRMAVERVLDAGKTVTAQNVKEAYESFASVGTGGLTENLAFRPEDHRPQGTVYVYKFSPAGELLSEPPPRLTKLDRSWLGW
- a CDS encoding lipase family protein — translated: MANVTRTGGYMVLALLLGGCSAGGAEDPVQNAAGPAPIVVLDGTEPAALELASAQTNDWNCKPTAEHPEPVVLMHGLGATGAGNWFFHGPQLASKGYCVFSPTYGTGVLGPWVGGIGSMAESAAELDAFVDKVLAATGASQVDIVGHSEGTTVPAYYVKFLGGASKVKRFVGFGANYQGTTLGGLSTLIRLLTSAAPGLADLFSRHACASCLEFMPDSPFMQKLNAGGVAVAGPIYTNIVSRHDQVVTPYTSGVLQAANVTNIVLQDACSQDFSGHLGLAIDPNVTQLVLRALDPENAAPLKCQPFFTFGL
- a CDS encoding AraC family transcriptional regulator, whose amino-acid sequence is MRRFLLLAPTFILEPPRPYRRLTPTLLVACREPFWLECGDDSSLSARVALIAPKVPRRRLVAVNSDLAIFDLPIHSRFGEEPVQSLDFERFTSLLPALAEAFAGKLSCAGVDRLFESAVQIISGQAPTPPTLDPRIERALELIDELPFDEVTLTALARRLSLSSSRLRHLFKEVTGNSVSHYTRWAAVWRAVSLWSQGRKLTEIAHQVGFHDLAHLDHAFIDVFGLNPSTVINPENVTLIRCP
- a CDS encoding cytochrome c; this encodes MARPLLLSSYVFLCSAALFLLMNGCGDSNSQDSGAPPTSNTDDGETQAARGAQLYGAHCASCHGPSGEGSGEAPPLVGKEALPLHPRSTQRVRTNQFHTALDVAQFAVRTMPPKSPGSLKETEYWDIIAFDLKANGVSVAGVHIDATSTANIKLR